From a single Rutidosis leptorrhynchoides isolate AG116_Rl617_1_P2 chromosome 5, CSIRO_AGI_Rlap_v1, whole genome shotgun sequence genomic region:
- the LOC139846810 gene encoding protein SRC2-like: MERRILHLTLISAKGLKNHRSIFFGKNSDTYAVVSTINGSNNRLRESYNAVFTPMASVHSKENACTDPQWNYPMDFEVEEGVLQRNESTLVIQIKGVRMFGCNKLLGIVNVPVKELLERETADVGSMMQQVVSYELEKASGKLYGGVVTFRYYFGEKFKRPVVVPTKSVSVPRYEPAPVRKVIRKESDDSDSDDEFMLALIAAII, encoded by the coding sequence ATGGAACGCAGAATATTGCATCTCACTTTAATCTCCGCAAAGGGACTCAAAAACCACCGAAGTATTTTCTTCGGTAAAAATAGTGATACATACGCCGTCGTTTCAACCATCAACGGTAGTAATAACAGATTAAGAGAGAGTTATAATGCTGTATTTACCCCGATGGCAAGTGTCCACAGTAAAGAAAACGCATGTACGGATCCACAGTGGAATTATCCGATGGATTTTGAAGTTGAAGAAGGTGTGTTACAAAGAAACGAGTCAACACTTGTGATTCAAATCAAAGGTGTAAGAATGTTTGGGTGCAACAAATTATTAGGAATAGTCAACGTTCCGGTCAAAGAACTTCTAGAACGTGAAACGGCCGATGTAGGAAGTATGATGCAGCAGGTGGTTAGTTATGAATTAGAAAAGGCGTCCGGGAAATTATATGGTGGGGTTGTTACATTCCGTTACTACTTTGGTGAGAAATTTAAGCGACCGGTGGTGGTCCCCACCAAATCGGTTAGTGTACCGCGTTATGAACCTGCTCCGGTTAGGAAGGTAATTAGGAAAGAAagtgatgattctgattctgatgatgAGTTTATGTTGGCGTTGATTGCTGCGATCATATGA